From one Mytilus galloprovincialis chromosome 13, xbMytGall1.hap1.1, whole genome shotgun sequence genomic stretch:
- the LOC143057246 gene encoding fibroblast growth factor receptor 2-like isoform X1 — MALVSRKQSMVNLSHPEILTIKNVTKDNAGWYGCLISIPLGRYYQTAWLTVLDEQAEAVDIRSGGTNDKEQIVIYIIGGVASVVVLFLLLLIFICYRRYKRVQSSKYRNVKRVIVMTQNENYHPYKSYDGTQPFVLPTIRIEPGPRRRLSSDLTMMSEYDLPLDKHWEFRREQLSLGEPLGEGAFGKVFKAETVGLNKAPTTAIAVKMLKEDATDRELTDLMQEMEVMKLIGCHENIINFLGCCTQNDKVYIVVTKRVKVAVNRNIYIYYCGNSNTSQSNMAIVYINVDNELTMR; from the exons caaTCCATGGTGAATTTAAGTCACCCAGAAATACTGACAATAAAGAATGTAACAAAAGATAATGCTGGATGGTATGGTTGCTTGATTTCTATTCCACTTGGTAGATATTACCAGACTGCCTGGCTAACAGTTTTAG ATGAACAAGCAGAAGCAGTAGACATTAGGTCAGGAGGAACAAACGATAAAGAGCAAATAGTAATCTACATTATCGGTGGTGTCGCATCAGTAGTTGTTCTCTTCCTGTTACTcctgatatttatatgttatagacGTTACAAGAGGGTTCAGTCCAGCAAATATAGAAATGTCAAGAGAGTAATTGTCATGACACAG AATGAGAATTACCATCCATACAAATCTTATGATGGTACACAACCATTTGTTTTACCCACAATCAGAATTGAACCTGGTCCAAGAAGACGCTTGTCATCTGATTTGACCATGATGTCAGAGTATGATCTCCCTCTGGACAAACACTGGGAATTTAGACGGGAACA gTTATCACTTGGTGAACCTCTTGGGGAAGGAGCATTtggtaaagtttttaaagcagaaaCTGTTGGTTTAAATAAAGCTCCAACAACTGCCATAGCAGTCAAGATGTTGAAGg aggaTGCAACCGATAGAGAATTGACAGATTTAATGCAAGAAATGGAAGTGATGAAATTAATAGGATGCcatgaaaatattattaatttcctgGGATGTTGTACACAAAATG ataaggtgtacatcgtagttacaaagcgagttaaagtggctgtgaatcgaaatatatatatatattattgtggaaattccaatacgtcacaaagcaatatggcgattgtttacatcaatgttgacaatgagttgacaatgagatga
- the LOC143057246 gene encoding fibroblast growth factor receptor 2-like isoform X2 — MVNLSHPEILTIKNVTKDNAGWYGCLISIPLGRYYQTAWLTVLDEQAEAVDIRSGGTNDKEQIVIYIIGGVASVVVLFLLLLIFICYRRYKRVQSSKYRNVKRVIVMTQNENYHPYKSYDGTQPFVLPTIRIEPGPRRRLSSDLTMMSEYDLPLDKHWEFRREQLSLGEPLGEGAFGKVFKAETVGLNKAPTTAIAVKMLKEDATDRELTDLMQEMEVMKLIGCHENIINFLGCCTQNDKVYIVVTKRVKVAVNRNIYIYYCGNSNTSQSNMAIVYINVDNELTMR; from the exons ATGGTGAATTTAAGTCACCCAGAAATACTGACAATAAAGAATGTAACAAAAGATAATGCTGGATGGTATGGTTGCTTGATTTCTATTCCACTTGGTAGATATTACCAGACTGCCTGGCTAACAGTTTTAG ATGAACAAGCAGAAGCAGTAGACATTAGGTCAGGAGGAACAAACGATAAAGAGCAAATAGTAATCTACATTATCGGTGGTGTCGCATCAGTAGTTGTTCTCTTCCTGTTACTcctgatatttatatgttatagacGTTACAAGAGGGTTCAGTCCAGCAAATATAGAAATGTCAAGAGAGTAATTGTCATGACACAG AATGAGAATTACCATCCATACAAATCTTATGATGGTACACAACCATTTGTTTTACCCACAATCAGAATTGAACCTGGTCCAAGAAGACGCTTGTCATCTGATTTGACCATGATGTCAGAGTATGATCTCCCTCTGGACAAACACTGGGAATTTAGACGGGAACA gTTATCACTTGGTGAACCTCTTGGGGAAGGAGCATTtggtaaagtttttaaagcagaaaCTGTTGGTTTAAATAAAGCTCCAACAACTGCCATAGCAGTCAAGATGTTGAAGg aggaTGCAACCGATAGAGAATTGACAGATTTAATGCAAGAAATGGAAGTGATGAAATTAATAGGATGCcatgaaaatattattaatttcctgGGATGTTGTACACAAAATG ataaggtgtacatcgtagttacaaagcgagttaaagtggctgtgaatcgaaatatatatatatattattgtggaaattccaatacgtcacaaagcaatatggcgattgtttacatcaatgttgacaatgagttgacaatgagatga